One Fretibacterium sp. OH1220_COT-178 genomic region harbors:
- a CDS encoding ATP-binding protein, translating into MEYKARFLGVPELFVDGVKASFPFLKARILALLLVEEGTMSRDRVCSLLWGDKSPEAGRRNLSNALSCVRGVLPLLSDSRGVLSLAPDVRIERDLDLLDRVGSLEWERLVPLFEPFMDLADIEEWPSFSDWLLPKREAYRALLADRLRQRFRRELTHGVSVRMEEAVRCCEKIAELEPYDEKIHGELVRLYIRLGRKVDAVRTARSFASRVEGELGQRSELLSSDLLLKRRTVPAPLMAFEAATAENPLERSGEILKMLDFFCSAGEEGRSSCGFVWGEEGIGKGAFVQEIVSRLSANGWNCCSVRFTQEERTRPMVPFVQMFRKRDQKLFSDDKNVFFTELACARVAELVYEEAASRPGEAPRLFALENIQWMDEASWMILEMFLWNHALPRHVLVSGYGEARSLFMARTSLENEPFAVCEIPLERFSPEQTERICRLLRPDRQWSREEVREVYDKTEGNPFFIRSLLCPPQEERSGQSLVPSKNPFASRIELLDPEERAFLEALAISPGPVSMLESAEALNLPPLRISELHDRVRIHGFLREKNEENGDVSYYFTHSKIREALLERMSESLRVALHRRNVEVLRGWNPALLYRNRPVFARLVLHSREAGLGEEELFWRLGELKLHFQAVHEVFPALSDADLARHIPKAEDYVWTRRALEETRQLIDRIVRRSGRSPATLRAERDWSILKGGYLWWSGDYEGARQILEEGLRMALRTEEDEAVAAAYGQLCYLAIQTDDGARLLPWARNLYRLALNRHLELWAGASLRFIAIGNILKGERTHVERLLQMSARVFEKLEETGPSYTVSLIAAEHFRGDLRLAQGDAAAALRHYECCVDMGEGLGLYPGLGLSFSKAAYCALLQDDLVGARAFLERMFKLEDLLYAERRNALQGGGFAFSLMALLDALGGDWEAGGRRFELAEGLVEEQRRPLWAGILDWAKSELLRRIPDVPEGFRRRYLGEGRRSYERRWAELRSRIGWHNS; encoded by the coding sequence GTGGAGTACAAGGCCCGTTTTTTGGGCGTGCCCGAACTTTTTGTCGATGGCGTCAAGGCCTCTTTTCCCTTCCTCAAGGCGCGTATTCTGGCCCTTCTGCTCGTCGAGGAGGGAACGATGTCCCGGGACAGGGTCTGTTCCCTTCTCTGGGGGGACAAATCGCCCGAGGCGGGCAGGCGCAACCTCAGCAACGCTCTCAGCTGCGTCCGGGGTGTTTTGCCCCTGCTTTCGGACAGCCGGGGCGTCCTGTCGCTGGCCCCGGATGTCAGGATCGAGAGGGATCTCGATCTCCTGGACCGGGTGGGCTCCCTGGAATGGGAACGGCTCGTTCCGCTTTTCGAGCCCTTTATGGACTTGGCCGATATCGAGGAGTGGCCCTCTTTCTCCGACTGGCTCCTGCCGAAGCGGGAGGCGTATCGGGCATTGCTGGCGGATCGGCTGCGGCAGCGGTTCCGGCGTGAACTCACGCACGGTGTGTCCGTCCGAATGGAGGAGGCGGTACGCTGCTGCGAGAAAATTGCCGAGCTCGAACCCTACGACGAGAAGATTCACGGCGAACTGGTCCGCCTCTACATCCGTTTGGGGCGGAAGGTGGATGCGGTCCGGACCGCGCGGAGCTTTGCGAGCCGCGTCGAGGGAGAACTCGGCCAGCGTTCCGAGCTTCTGTCGAGCGACCTGCTGCTGAAGCGCCGGACGGTCCCCGCCCCCCTGATGGCCTTCGAGGCCGCAACGGCCGAGAACCCCCTGGAACGCTCCGGGGAGATACTCAAAATGCTGGACTTCTTCTGCTCCGCCGGGGAGGAGGGGCGGTCCTCCTGCGGGTTCGTCTGGGGTGAGGAGGGGATTGGCAAAGGGGCTTTTGTCCAGGAGATCGTCTCGCGTCTCTCGGCCAATGGCTGGAACTGCTGCTCGGTGCGCTTCACCCAGGAGGAGCGTACCCGGCCCATGGTTCCCTTTGTGCAGATGTTCCGCAAACGGGATCAAAAGCTCTTTTCGGACGATAAGAACGTTTTCTTTACGGAGTTGGCCTGTGCCCGCGTTGCGGAGCTCGTCTACGAGGAGGCGGCGAGTCGGCCCGGGGAGGCGCCCAGGCTTTTTGCCCTGGAGAACATCCAGTGGATGGACGAGGCATCGTGGATGATCCTGGAGATGTTCCTGTGGAACCACGCGCTGCCCCGACACGTCCTCGTCTCGGGATACGGGGAGGCGCGATCCCTCTTCATGGCGCGCACCTCCCTGGAGAACGAGCCTTTTGCTGTATGCGAGATACCGCTCGAGCGCTTCAGCCCGGAGCAGACCGAGCGGATCTGTCGGCTCCTCCGCCCCGATCGGCAGTGGTCTCGCGAGGAGGTCCGCGAGGTCTACGACAAGACCGAGGGCAACCCTTTCTTTATCCGATCCCTCCTTTGTCCTCCTCAGGAGGAGCGTTCCGGGCAGTCGCTCGTTCCCTCCAAGAATCCGTTCGCCTCGCGCATCGAGCTCTTGGACCCCGAAGAGCGGGCTTTTCTGGAGGCGCTCGCCATCTCGCCTGGTCCCGTCTCGATGCTCGAGTCCGCGGAGGCTCTGAACCTCCCTCCACTGAGGATTTCGGAGCTCCACGACAGGGTCCGGATCCACGGTTTTTTGAGGGAGAAGAACGAGGAAAACGGGGACGTCAGCTACTATTTCACGCACTCCAAGATCCGGGAGGCGCTTCTTGAGCGGATGTCGGAGTCCTTGCGCGTCGCCCTGCACAGACGCAACGTCGAGGTGCTGCGGGGGTGGAACCCCGCGCTGCTCTACCGCAACCGGCCGGTCTTTGCCCGTCTGGTCCTCCACAGCCGGGAGGCGGGGCTCGGCGAGGAGGAGCTTTTCTGGCGGCTCGGCGAGTTGAAGCTCCACTTTCAAGCCGTGCACGAGGTCTTCCCCGCCCTGAGCGACGCGGACCTGGCCCGGCACATCCCCAAGGCCGAGGATTACGTATGGACGCGTCGAGCTCTGGAGGAGACGCGCCAGCTGATCGACCGCATCGTCCGCCGATCCGGCCGTTCGCCGGCCACTCTGCGGGCCGAGCGGGACTGGTCGATCCTGAAGGGGGGGTATCTCTGGTGGAGCGGCGATTACGAGGGGGCCCGGCAGATCCTGGAGGAGGGGCTGAGGATGGCCCTGCGGACCGAGGAGGACGAGGCCGTCGCCGCCGCTTACGGTCAGCTCTGTTACCTCGCCATCCAGACGGACGATGGGGCTCGCCTTCTTCCCTGGGCCCGCAACCTCTATCGCCTGGCCCTGAACCGGCATCTGGAGCTCTGGGCGGGCGCGTCCCTGCGCTTCATCGCCATCGGCAACATTCTGAAGGGGGAGAGGACGCACGTCGAACGACTGCTGCAGATGTCCGCGCGGGTGTTCGAGAAGCTGGAGGAGACGGGGCCCAGTTATACGGTGTCCCTGATCGCGGCGGAGCATTTCAGGGGCGACCTTCGGCTTGCACAAGGGGACGCCGCCGCAGCGCTCCGGCATTACGAGTGCTGCGTGGACATGGGCGAGGGGCTGGGGCTCTATCCGGGGCTGGGCCTTTCGTTCTCCAAAGCGGCCTATTGCGCTCTCCTTCAGGACGATCTGGTGGGGGCCAGAGCCTTTCTGGAGCGTATGTTCAAGCTGGAGGACCTCCTGTACGCGGAGCGAAGAAATGCGTTGCAGGGCGGCGGGTTCGCCTTCAGCCTGATGGCCCTTCTGGATGCCCTCGGGGGCGATTGGGAGGCGGGCGGCAGGCGTTTCGAGCTTGCCGAGGGGCTTGTCGAGGAGCAGAGGCGCCCGCTCTGGGCGGGGATTCTCGACTGGGCTAAATCCGAGCTTCTTCGCCGGATTCCGGATGTCCCCGAGGGGTTCCGGAGGCGCTACCTGGGCGAGGGGCGGAGGAGCTACGAACGCCGCTGGGCGGAACTGAGGAGTAGGATAGGATGGCACAATTCCTGA